ACAAAGCAGAAGTCCGTATCTGCGTTGATTTGACTCCTTTAAATGAGTCTGTGTGTCGCGAAAAGTTCATCCTCCCGTCTGTCGATCAAACCCTTGGCATGCTCGCAGGAGCGCGGCACTTCACCAAACTGGATGCAAACATGGGCTTCTGGCAGATACCACTGTCAGAAGAGTGAGCTCTCTATACCACCTTCATTACGCCATTTGGGCACTACCACTTTAATCGTCTGCCCTTTGGCATTTCCTCTGCCCCAGAACATTTCCAGAATGTGATGGTGTCTGAGGTTATTGCAGGTGCCACATGGACGACATTATCATCTGGGGgtccacccaggagcagcacgacGAGAGAGTGCATGCTGTCTTGGAGCGGATCGAAAAGGTGGGAGTCACACTCAACATGTCTAAGTGCGAGTTTGGGAAAAGTGAGGTGAAGTTTCTCGGCTATATTGTCTCTGCAAATGGCATGAGGCCGGATCCAGACAAAACCAGAGCAGTGTTGGACATGAAAGAGCCAACGAATGTGAGCGAGCTTAGGAGCTTCCTCGGAATGGTAAATCAGCTGGGGAAGTTCATACCAAACCTGGCGGAGAAGGACAAGCCTCTAAGAGACTTGCTTTCCAAAATGAATCTGTGGCATTGGAGTCATGAACAGCAGCAGGCGTTCAGCAGCCTCAAACATGAGCTTTCGTCCGCACCCGTTCTTCAATTATACGACCCTAATAAGCCCCTCAAATTATCAGCTGATGCCTCATCCTATGGGCTGGGGGCAGTGATGCTACAAAAACAGGGTGAGATGTGGGCTCCGGTTGCTTATGCCTCCAGGTCACTGACAGCAACAGAGCAGCGCTATGCCCAGCTGGAAAAAGAAGCGCTAGCTCTCACCTGGGCCTGTGAAAGGTTCAGTGACTTTATCCTGGGTGTGCATATCGACCTTGAAACAGATCATAAGCCAGTCGTGAGTTTGCTGGGAGGACGGGCTCTGGACTCTCTGCCACCACGGATACAGAGGTTCAGGATGCGCTTGATGAGGTACTCCTATACCATTATACACACACCGGGTAAGAGCCTCACAACAGCCGACACGCTCTCACGCTCCCCACTCCGGAACTGCATTACACACGCAGACACCGACCTGATGGAAGATACTAATATATATGTTGAATGTGTGTTAGACAACCTCCCGTCAAGCGACAGGTACCAAACCAAGCTTCGCGAGCAGTTGTGTGCAGACAGCGTTTGCGCACAGGTCATGAAATTCTGTCTGGAAGGTTGGCCAGACAGGAACCAACTGCAAGGACCAGTCAGGCAGTACTGGCAAGAACAAGCGGTTCTGAGCGTGCATGACGGACTTCTGCTGCGGGGCACAAGGTTAGTTATACCTGCTACCATGAGGAATGATGTATTGGAGAAAATACACGAAGGGCATCAGGGGGTGGTAAAGTGCCGAGAACGTGCCAATCAGACTGTGTGGTGGCCTGGCCTAAGCAGTCAGATAGAGGAGCTTGTCCTCAAATGCAGAGCATGCATCAAAGAGAGATCAAGCTGTAAAGAACCCCTCATGCCAACCGAACTTCCAGAAAGACCCTGGCAAAAGCTGGGTGCAGACCTGTTCACCCTTAAAGACAAGGTTTACCTGTTGGTAGTTGATTACTTTTCTAGGTATATAGAAATAGCACAGCTCAACCCAACAAGGTCCATGGATGTGATCGTTTACCTGAAGTCGATGTTCGCTCGACATGGCATCCCTGAGATTCTCCTAAGCGACAATGGCCCTAAGTTCTCAGGGCGCGAGATGCAGATATTTGCAGCAGACTATGGATTTGTCCACGTGACCAGTAGCCCTAGATACGCCCAGAGTAACGGTGAGGCTGAGCGTGCTGTCCAAACAATTAAAAACCTGCTGAAGAAGGCTACAGATCCATACCGTGCCTTATTGGCTTACCGTACCACACCACTGAGCAATGGCTACAGCCCTGACCAACTGCTGATGGGACGTCGCCTTCGCACCACTGTTCCTGCGACCGTCTCTCCCTGACCGGGTACAAATTCGCCACAAGGAGGGGGAAAAGAGACAGATGGCAGTCAAACACTTTAATCGGAGACACAGAGCGAGGGCTTTGTCACAGCTGGTACCTGGGGACCAAGTTTGGATCTCTGACACAAGAGCACAGGGCACAGTGACATCGCTGCACCATAGCCCACGGTCCTATCTGATCAGCGGACCATCAGGGACACTGAGGAGGAACCGCCGCCACCTTGTGCCTATACCTGTGCTTCAGTCACACAACGAGGACCAACCCGTCGGCCCACCAGAGGGGGACCCCTCTACAGGGACAAGATCAGAGACTCTGTTCCCAGAGGTGAAATCTCACAGCACGCTCAGTGTCATAAAGACAAGATCAGGCAGAGAAGTAATAAAACCACAGAGACTAAATCTGTGAGAAgagataaatatatatatatatatatatatatatatatatatatatatatacacactcacctaaaggattattaggaacactatactaatacagtgtttgaccccctttcgccttcagaactgccttaattctacgtggcattgattcaacaaggtgctgaaagcattctttagaaatgttggcccatattgataggatatcatcttgcagttgatggagatttgtggtaTGCATATCCAGGGcttgaagctcccgttccaccacatcccaaagatgctctattgggttgagatctggtgactgtgggggccattttagtacagtgaactcattgtcatgttctagaaaccaatttgaaatgattcgagctttgtgacatggtgcattatcctgctggaagtagccatcagaggatgggtacatggtggtcataaaaggatggacatggtcagaaacaatgctcaggtaggccgtggcatttaaacgatgcccaattggcactaaggggcctaaagtgtgccaagaaaacatcccccacaccattacaccaccaccaccagcctgcacagtggtaacaaggcatgatggatccatgctctcattctgtttacgccaaattctgactctaccatttgaatgtctcaacagaaatcgagactcatcagaccaggcaacatttttccagtcttcaactgtccaattttggtgagcttgtgcaaattgtagcctctttttcctttttgtagtggagatgagtggtacccggtggcgtttctgctgttgtagcccatccgcctcaaggttgtgcgtgttgtggcttcacaaatgctttgctgcatacctcggttgtaacgagtggttatttcagtcaaagttgctcttctatcagcttgaatcagtcggcccattctcctctgacctctagcatcaacaaggcattttcgcccacaggactgccgcatactggatgtttttccctttgcacactattctttgtaaaccctagaaatggttgtgcgtgaaaatcccagtaactgagcagattgtgaaatactcagaccggcccgtctggcaccaacaaccatgccacgctcaaaattgcttaaatcacctttctttcccattctgacattcagtttggagttcaggagattgtcttgaccaggaccacacccctaaatgcattgaagcaactgccatgtgattggttgattagataattgcattaatgagaaattgaacaggtggtcctaataatcctttaggtgagtgtatatatatataaaacgaaATGTTGAGTTCAGTGTTTGAAGTACACATAAGCATGTGTTAAGTTAGTAAAACGTTTACAGTAACGGTTTCAGGGAAATTATAATGAACAGAACCTAGTTAATGTTCACCTGTCTTTGAAGAAAGGGGGATGTGGTGTAATGTAACCTGTTGCCATTTGACCCGATGATGTCACGGGGGGTCAGGGGCATTATTGGCGGGACCGGGATGTAACCGGATGTTCGGGGTTTTTGCATACGTTTTAGGAGGTGCTCAGTAAAGATATTTACCGAAGCTGAAGGCAGTGTTTATTGTGTGGACCCACTACACGACAGTCACTGGCTGTCACTGCACAGAAACACCCACACACTGCTGCTGGCCGCCGGCTCAGTGACACACCTGCCTGTACCGACCTTAAGCTCCCTGGGTCGCCTCTGTCTGCCAAATGTAACACTTCAGGAATTAATGTATCACAGCATTTATCTGCCGTCTTAATGGTGAAATCTGATGTTCCCCTTCCAGCTCAGTAACAATGTCTGAACAAATCACTCCTCATAATAATGATCTTCTGTATCTTCTGCCTAGAATCCACTCGTAATGCAGAAATCACAGGATCCAGGCCGTGAGCAGGTAAGAGTTCGAAGTGAACCACGAGAGGCGGAGTCAGGCCCGGGTCACACTGCATGCGTGGTATGTGCGGTACGGAGCCGCTGCGGTGCAAAGCCACGCATTTGTTCACACCTCCTGCGTTGTTGCTacggggtgcgtttcccaaacaacgacggaagttagcattTACGATGCATCATACTATACGTACGATTGGGAAACGCACACACAGCTGTGATATTGCAAACCCTATCCTTCTACATTGAGTTTACCTTTGAAATCAGCCATCAGTAACAGAATGTTTGATTTaaatttattataaatgtaattcACATTTAGTTCACACAAAGGTTAAGATGCACATGCTCAATTGTAGTAGTACTAATAActgtaatcataataataaaataatttcagcGCACCAGAAAACTATTGCACTTCACCTAATGTTCTGTTAACTTATTGACCGAGTATAATTATAGCCTACATTAGATTTTGCTGTGGTTATATAAATGTAGCTTTGGCTTTCTCCTTTAATAACTGGGAAAATGGTTAAAGTaatattacagtggtacctcggtatacgtccttaatctgttccgTCTTCCCCATAATATCCATCCGTCCGTCTTTCAGTCCATCTTATCAGGAAAGGGTCActgacaggggtggggggagtggggtTTGGTGGGTTTGGGGGCTATCCCAGGCATTagtggactggggggggggggggggggtacacccTGCACAGGTCGCATACACACTTTGACTGAAACACTACATGCAGGTTACAGAAGCAGAGGAGCtgatctgcatgtctttgggtgGCTGAGGAAGCTGCAGCCCCCAGAGGAAACTCACACAGCATGGGGGGAGCAAGCAAACtccccccacaaagacatgaggCAGGATAGGAACCCcaaccctgcaggtgtgaggtaacagtgctacacactgagctgccccccccccccttcacacaatagatttttcaaatataaaatattttccctccattcatctattttctgtacccacttgcctattcagggctgtggggggtccggagcctatcggGGAAGCTACAAATACCAGGTGATTCTATTCAAACCAATAGCAGCACTATCAGGGTGTAAAAACTTATTTTACTGGTGCAACTGGTTCTGCGAAATGTATTGACTATTTAGCAAAGGGCTAAAGTCATTTTcttccccctcagcacctgcagtgagtcccggctgcagcagtgcagtcattgtgcagtctgactgagggaggtttttgtacggctctatatcactgtgtgaacacaCCACCACTATGGtaactctgacagtaataatctcctgcatcttcagcctggactccactgatggtcagagtgaagtcagtacTGGATCCGCTGCCACTGAATCGCGACGGAGTCCCAGAGTTAAGGGTACTTGCATAATAGATCAAgagtttaggagcttctccaTGTTTCTGCTGGTACCAGGCCATATCAGGATAAGAGCCTCCAGCACCATTTACTGGGCTGTtggttttacagtttatagtgactgtctgtcctgAGGAAGCTGATTTCACCTCAGGAGTCTGAGTGACAGTCACCTGTCCTCTGGATTCTGAAAAGGAAATACAAAGTAAGAACATATTTAAAACTAAATAAGAAGCTccagacatacagtatatactcaTTATGCAATATGATGTAAATAGACCAGCTTGTTCTGTTTTACCGTGAGTGAGGATGACGAACAAGATGCTGAGGCTGATCAAAGTCATGTTTGTTTGGAGTCTgttgtgatgaagggcagctgtcagtcatgaagtgttaaacctcctggaatataaaccctcccagagcactgaggcatgagctgaaaatgcaaagtatcttctgactgacagttttttttttttaaacttctttATGCCCTAGAGAAAGGCTAATCTTTTGTGatctttgaatgtttctttTAGAGTGACATGTTTATGTATTGAAGCTTGGGAATGAGGGGCTTTATTA
The nucleotide sequence above comes from Paramormyrops kingsleyae isolate MSU_618 chromosome 3, PKINGS_0.4, whole genome shotgun sequence. Encoded proteins:
- the LOC140588261 gene encoding immunoglobulin kappa light chain-like: MTLISLSILFVILTHESRGQVTVTQTPEVKSASSGQTVTINCKTNSPVNGAGGSYPDMAWYQQKHGEAPKLLIYYASTLNSGTPSRFSGSGSSTDFTLTISGVQAEDAGDYYCQSYHSGGVWTFGGGTRLDVGSNTAPTLTVLPPSSVEVSSKNTATLMCLANKGFPSDWKLSWKVDGSSKAVETSRGLLEKDGLYSWSSSLTLTADEWKKAVSVVCVANQGSQAAVTQTLKRADCSE